AGCCTGCCTCGAAACGCGTCCGGCAGCGCGGCCTGCGAGAAGCCGCTCTGCCAGGATCGCACGACGGTTTGCGCCAGGAGCGACAGGCATTCCATGCCATTGACATGGGCCGGGGAAGGAGTGTCGAACCCATGCGCCTGGAAGTCCGCATCGATGATGGCCCGGATCAGCTCGCTCGCGCCGATGAAGGCGGCGATCAGGGCCGCGTGCCGTTCGCTCCCGGGCGGCAATGCGTTCACTCGGTCGAGAAGGATTCCGATGGCCTTTTGCCTGTCGCGAACCGTCCCGATGCATTCCACATCGCCATATACCAACATAGGATCCGCCCGAGCGCCGCGTGGGTTACGCCGCGGCCTTCCGCTTCAACGAGGCCATGTCGATGACGAAGCGATACTTGACGTCGCTCCTGAGCATGCGCTCGTAGGCTTCGTTGATGGCCTGGACCGGGATCATCTCGATCTCCGAGACGATCCCATGCTGGGCGCAGAAATCGAGCATCTCCTGCGTTTCCGCGATGCCGCCGATCAGCGAGCCGGCAAGCTGGCGACGCTTCATGATAAGGTTGAACACCGTGGTGGCCGGGTGCGGCTCGGCGGGAGCTCCGACCAGCACCATGGCGCCATCGCGGGCCAGGAGCACGAGATAGGTGTCCAGGTCGTGCGGCGCCGCGACCGTATCGAGGATGAAGTCGAAGCTGTTGCGCTGGGCCGCCATGGCCTCCTTGTCTCTGGACACGACGACCTCATGCGCGCCGAGCGCGAGGGCGTCCTCCCGCTTGTTGGGAGAAGTAGTGAAGAGCACCACATGCGCGCCCATGGCGCGTGCGAGCTTGACGGCCATATGGCCAAGGCCGCCCAGCCCGACGATCCCGACCTTCTGTCCGGCGCGAACGCGCCAGCGGCGCAAGGGGGAATAGGTGGTGATCCCGGCGCACAGTAGAGGAGCGGTGGCCGCAGGGTCGAGCCCATCGGGAATGCGCAGGACGAAGCTCTCGTCGACCACGATGACGTCGGAGTAGCCGCCATAGGTATTGGCACCGGTATCCTGCTCCGGCCCGTTGTACGTGCCCGTGAAGCCGACCTCGCAGTATTGCTCCAGCCCCTCGCGGCAGCTGCTGCAGGTGCGGCAGGAATCGACCATGCAGCCGACTCCGACGAGATCGCCCACCTTGAACTTCTGAACTCCGCTCCCGACCCTTGCGACCCGGCCGACGATCTCGTGGCCCGGTAGGCTGGGATAGAGCGTGCCGCCCCATTCGTCACGAACCGTGTGGAGATCGGAGTGGCAGACGCCGCAATAGAGAATGTCGATCTGGACGTCGCGCTCCCGCGGCTCTCGCCGCTCGAAGCCGAAGGGGGCAAGCGGCGTCGATGCGTCCTGGGCGGCATAACCGAAGGCCTTGATCACGGGAAGCTCCGTTGCTGGGATGAGCCAGAGAAGGGCGGCAGCGCGACCGACCGCAATCTTCTGCAGCAGCAAACGATAGGTTAGGTGCGACTGGCGTCAATGAGGCTGCTTGAATTCTCATCCGCTCCTGCGTCGTCACGGCGCTAGACTTGGTGTCTTGTTTCACTATAACATCGAAAATTGCGCGGGTGCTTCTAGTATTTGCAGCCTCGCGATCTACCTCCATATGGAGAGGGATTCTTATGCCGAGCGGACACCGTTGGTTTGGATTGGGCGGCAAAGCGGCACATCGAGATTCGGTGGTTGAGAAAAACTTTAACTTGCCGTGGCATCATCAATCCGCGAGGCTGGTTGGGAAAGACGGCTTGCTATCGTCACGAACGCTCCCTTGCAGATCCGAGCAACGTGATCATAGCGCGCAAGCTGCTAGCGAAGAGGGGAAGCTGCCATAGGCACGTTGTGACGCATCCCCGCGCCGTCCGGTCTGGGCAACCTTAGCGGTGCAGAATCGTTATCTCTGAGAGGGATCTGAATTCGGTGGCGCCATGCATCATTCCGACGACCTGTTCTCGAGTTTCCTGAAGTCCTACGAAAACCGCCGCGAGGCGGAGCTGTCCCTCACGGAATACCTGGAAGGGTGCCGCGACAATCCCATGATGTATGCCAGTGCTCCGGAGCGCATCCTGG
This window of the Microvirga sp. TS319 genome carries:
- a CDS encoding NAD(P)-dependent alcohol dehydrogenase, whose amino-acid sequence is MIKAFGYAAQDASTPLAPFGFERREPRERDVQIDILYCGVCHSDLHTVRDEWGGTLYPSLPGHEIVGRVARVGSGVQKFKVGDLVGVGCMVDSCRTCSSCREGLEQYCEVGFTGTYNGPEQDTGANTYGGYSDVIVVDESFVLRIPDGLDPAATAPLLCAGITTYSPLRRWRVRAGQKVGIVGLGGLGHMAVKLARAMGAHVVLFTTSPNKREDALALGAHEVVVSRDKEAMAAQRNSFDFILDTVAAPHDLDTYLVLLARDGAMVLVGAPAEPHPATTVFNLIMKRRQLAGSLIGGIAETQEMLDFCAQHGIVSEIEMIPVQAINEAYERMLRSDVKYRFVIDMASLKRKAAA